In Mucilaginibacter boryungensis, a single window of DNA contains:
- a CDS encoding PP2C family protein-serine/threonine phosphatase: MQDSHYIFTEIGPRLENQDAVHVGIKAQYLIACLADGVGGENCGSIASTQSIQYFIEMVNPKEERLDVTIQEVHNEIVLLQAKDPRCKGMASTFTACVIDGMKLVGCQVGDTRLCVLRGNGIKQLTELHTEANRLYKSGQLTKEAYANYPRKNIIESAIGMKTVPKVQIFEFELHPKDRLLLTSDGIHDLVTKREFRDLSLKSETIESFGENIKGCLKNKVLQDNASFIVIGI, translated from the coding sequence ATGCAAGATAGTCACTACATATTTACTGAAATTGGGCCAAGGCTTGAAAATCAAGACGCAGTACATGTTGGCATCAAAGCACAGTATTTAATTGCGTGCCTTGCAGATGGCGTTGGAGGGGAAAATTGCGGGAGTATCGCTTCTACACAAAGTATTCAATACTTTATCGAAATGGTTAATCCCAAAGAAGAACGACTTGACGTAACTATCCAAGAAGTACATAACGAAATAGTTTTATTACAAGCTAAGGACCCTCGATGCAAAGGTATGGCATCTACCTTCACAGCGTGTGTCATCGACGGGATGAAACTTGTCGGTTGTCAAGTTGGCGACACAAGGCTTTGTGTTTTGCGAGGAAACGGAATTAAACAATTGACTGAATTGCATACTGAAGCTAATCGACTTTATAAATCAGGTCAGTTAACAAAAGAAGCTTATGCAAATTATCCCAGAAAAAACATTATAGAAAGTGCAATCGGAATGAAGACTGTACCCAAAGTACAGATTTTTGAATTTGAGTTGCACCCTAAAGATAGGTTGCTACTAACTAGTGATGGAATTCATGACTTGGTCACTAAAAGAGAGTTTAGAGACCTATCATTGAAAAGTGAGACAATTGAAAGTTTTGGGGAGAATATTAAAGGATGCTTGAAAAATAAAGTACTTCAGGATAACGCTTCTTTTATCGTCATTGGTATATAA
- a CDS encoding serine/threonine-protein kinase codes for MNYKYVKNIGNGGFGIVDKVLGNDGKHYARKTFQVNQGPGFPLNLEANVKKRFIREAKMQSGLVHPNIVPVIEKDLDSDPPSFIMPLANSTLEEDLTKDNTLNGNYMNAILDIIAGLEELHAMSIYHRDLKPANVLGYIDPATGVTNYAITDFGLMSISVTNISAITQTGMRMKSDYYTAPEIVKDLKKASAQSDIYSLGCILHDMVATDDRIPCNEIKDSCDFGGILLACTRQDPARRFKSVTAVRDALLSLGQVSLKPKTYHGAQIFDLLAKDADDLDEHEWQSIVDFIDDNADSDDSKAVLRKLSLKQIDAIILGHPKLAAKLGIIYADWIRTESFLWDQCDGLSIRLEKFINSGKTDVKAECLMAMLYLGTSHNRFYVERKFARLINKELELDVAKRLAIELRADSEDACRAISHLKRSIDVTLSEIHPLLNETIKEICYAR; via the coding sequence ATGAATTATAAATATGTAAAGAACATAGGGAATGGAGGTTTCGGAATAGTCGATAAGGTGCTTGGTAACGATGGCAAGCACTATGCGAGGAAAACTTTTCAAGTTAATCAAGGTCCGGGCTTTCCATTGAATTTGGAAGCTAACGTAAAAAAACGTTTTATCAGAGAAGCAAAGATGCAAAGTGGTCTTGTTCATCCGAATATCGTTCCCGTCATAGAGAAAGATTTGGATTCAGATCCGCCATCATTCATCATGCCTTTGGCTAATAGCACCTTGGAGGAGGATTTGACGAAAGATAACACTCTCAATGGTAATTACATGAATGCGATATTGGATATCATAGCAGGCTTAGAGGAACTACATGCTATGTCAATTTATCACAGAGATTTGAAACCAGCAAACGTATTAGGCTACATTGATCCTGCAACTGGCGTTACTAATTACGCTATCACTGATTTTGGTTTAATGTCAATCTCTGTAACCAACATTTCAGCTATTACCCAAACAGGGATGAGGATGAAATCCGATTATTACACTGCGCCTGAAATTGTAAAGGATTTGAAGAAAGCTTCCGCTCAAAGCGATATATATTCGTTAGGTTGCATTTTGCATGATATGGTCGCTACAGATGACAGGATACCGTGTAATGAAATTAAGGATTCATGTGACTTTGGCGGAATTCTTTTAGCTTGCACAAGGCAAGATCCAGCGAGAAGATTTAAAAGTGTTACAGCTGTCCGGGATGCACTATTGTCTTTGGGTCAGGTAAGTCTGAAACCTAAAACCTATCATGGGGCACAAATATTTGATTTGCTTGCTAAAGATGCGGATGATCTCGACGAACATGAATGGCAAAGCATAGTTGATTTCATTGACGACAATGCTGATAGCGATGACTCTAAAGCTGTATTGAGAAAGTTGTCTTTAAAACAAATTGATGCAATCATCCTTGGACATCCCAAATTGGCTGCTAAACTTGGTATAATATATGCTGACTGGATAAGAACTGAGTCTTTCTTATGGGATCAGTGTGATGGCTTGAGTATCAGGCTCGAAAAGTTTATAAATTCAGGCAAAACTGATGTCAAGGCTGAATGCCTAATGGCTATGCTTTATTTAGGTACAAGTCATAATCGTTTTTACGTTGAACGCAAATTTGCAAGGCTTATAAATAAGGAATTGGAATTGGATGTAGCTAAAAGATTAGCAATAGAGTTACGAGCAGATAGCGAAGACGCATGTCGGGCTATCAGTCATTTAAAAAGGTCTATTGATGTAACACTAAGTGAAATCCATCCTTTGCTAAATGAAACTATAAAGGAAATTTGCTATGCAAGATAG
- a CDS encoding N-6 DNA methylase — protein sequence MTQIKHLLTEFERFAYGQSLPTVFTEMLNWTLLLFKKCNNETEQQSVIEAYQTHPKVKQLTTLITMIGDLADGFTDPLGELYMHAISKGHMGQYFTPQHLCDMMAMMQIGTTSRVSQTVLDPACGSGRMLLATAKIDRSLQLYGADLDLTCCKMALINMLFNSLQGEIAHMNSLSNEFYTGYQICTTLVGTHYIPYYIEFTEPEKSRIWLRPLRGNNDKSKFSTPFNPVSAAHPINGRQGLLFDW from the coding sequence ATGACACAGATTAAACACCTGCTAACCGAGTTCGAACGATTTGCCTACGGCCAATCACTGCCTACTGTATTCACTGAAATGCTGAATTGGACGCTGTTACTCTTCAAAAAGTGCAACAATGAAACCGAACAGCAATCCGTCATTGAGGCTTATCAAACCCACCCCAAAGTCAAGCAATTAACAACTCTTATCACTATGATTGGTGACCTCGCAGATGGCTTTACAGACCCGCTGGGCGAACTTTATATGCACGCAATATCTAAGGGTCACATGGGGCAATACTTCACTCCTCAGCACTTGTGCGATATGATGGCGATGATGCAAATCGGCACAACCTCTCGGGTATCGCAAACCGTTTTAGATCCTGCTTGCGGCAGTGGCAGGATGCTATTAGCCACAGCTAAGATAGACCGTTCTTTACAGCTTTACGGTGCTGACCTTGATTTGACTTGCTGTAAAATGGCTTTGATCAATATGCTATTTAACTCTTTACAAGGTGAAATAGCACACATGAACAGTTTAAGCAACGAGTTTTACACGGGCTACCAAATTTGCACAACTTTGGTCGGTACACATTATATACCTTATTACATCGAATTTACCGAGCCTGAAAAGAGCCGCATTTGGCTTAGACCTTTAAGAGGTAATAATGATAAGTCAAAGTTCAGTACGCCTTTCAATCCTGTGAGTGCGGCTCACCCTATAAATGGCAGACAAGGATTGCTATTTGATTGGTAG
- a CDS encoding type I restriction-modification system subunit M — MAKTKPAKPQDNKPMEQILFLTADKLRKNIDAAEYKSYVLGLLFLKYVSDAFDVLHQKILKKEGEYAYDDPEDKLVYSAEYVFFVPEKARWNYIVTRAKLPTIGEEVDTAMDLIEKDNPKIRGVLFKQFAQSKLDKVTLGELIDLINNMDLGTEAAQRKDLFGVVYEYFLGQFALAEGRKGGQFYTPRSVVSLLIAMLEPTKGKVYDPCCGSGGMFVMSEKFVEQHQGRIDDITIYGQESNQTTWKLCVMNLAIRGIDPEQVKWNSEGSFLKDAHPDLKADYIIANPPFNVSDWSGELLRQDGRWKYGVPPNGNANYAWLQHFLYHLAPKGKAGIVLSKGALTTKQGSEYEIRKNMVEAGVIDCIINLPTKLFLNTQIPACLWFLNRDTNRLRKGEVLFIDARNLGHLVNRRTREFDENDIKQISETYHHWLNTRDEYEDIPGFCKSTVVADIEAMDFVLTPGRFIGLPDEEDDFDFTERFNYLQIELHNQMLQESALNERIKSNLSKIVEASNV; from the coding sequence ATGGCTAAAACTAAACCAGCTAAACCTCAGGATAATAAACCAATGGAACAGATACTGTTCCTCACTGCCGATAAGCTTCGTAAGAACATTGATGCTGCCGAATACAAAAGCTACGTGTTAGGCTTACTGTTTCTAAAGTACGTTTCCGATGCCTTTGATGTATTGCACCAAAAGATATTAAAGAAGGAGGGCGAGTATGCTTATGACGACCCCGAAGATAAGTTGGTTTACAGCGCAGAGTATGTATTCTTTGTACCGGAGAAAGCCCGCTGGAATTACATAGTAACCAGGGCTAAACTGCCAACCATTGGCGAGGAAGTTGACACAGCGATGGATTTGATTGAAAAGGACAACCCGAAGATACGCGGTGTATTGTTTAAGCAATTTGCGCAATCAAAGCTTGATAAAGTTACGCTTGGCGAACTTATAGACTTAATTAACAACATGGATTTGGGCACAGAGGCTGCCCAACGTAAAGACTTATTTGGCGTAGTATACGAATACTTTCTTGGTCAATTCGCGTTAGCAGAAGGCCGTAAAGGCGGCCAATTTTACACGCCTCGCTCAGTAGTATCATTACTTATCGCTATGCTCGAACCAACAAAGGGTAAGGTTTACGACCCTTGCTGTGGTAGTGGTGGTATGTTTGTAATGTCTGAGAAGTTTGTTGAGCAACACCAGGGAAGAATTGATGATATTACTATATACGGTCAGGAAAGCAACCAAACAACATGGAAGCTGTGCGTAATGAATTTAGCCATACGCGGTATTGACCCTGAACAAGTGAAATGGAATAGCGAAGGCAGCTTCCTTAAAGATGCACACCCCGACTTGAAAGCCGACTATATTATAGCCAACCCACCCTTTAATGTGTCAGATTGGAGTGGGGAGTTGCTTAGGCAGGACGGACGTTGGAAATATGGTGTTCCACCCAATGGCAACGCTAACTACGCTTGGCTGCAACATTTCTTGTATCACCTTGCGCCTAAAGGCAAAGCAGGAATCGTTTTAAGTAAAGGAGCATTAACTACTAAACAAGGTAGTGAGTATGAAATAAGAAAGAATATGGTTGAGGCCGGTGTAATAGACTGCATTATCAATCTACCAACAAAGTTGTTCCTAAATACACAAATACCCGCTTGCCTTTGGTTTTTAAATCGTGATACTAATCGTTTACGTAAAGGTGAAGTACTATTTATTGACGCTCGTAACCTAGGGCACTTGGTTAACAGGCGTACCCGAGAATTTGATGAAAACGATATAAAACAAATATCAGAGACTTACCATCATTGGTTAAATACCAGAGATGAATACGAAGATATACCTGGTTTCTGCAAATCAACTGTTGTGGCTGATATTGAAGCTATGGATTTTGTATTAACTCCCGGCAGATTTATAGGGCTACCTGACGAAGAGGATGATTTTGACTTCACTGAGCGGTTTAATTATTTGCAAATAGAACTGCATAACCAAATGTTACAAGAATCGGCACTGAATGAAAGAATTAAGTCAAACCTTTCTAAAATTGTGGAGGCCTCAAATGTCTGA
- a CDS encoding restriction endonuclease subunit S encodes MKELSQTFLKLWRPQMSDWIETEYGLIPFGWEVLKADKYCHKVTDGTHDSPKQVANGLPLITSKHIKGREIDIENAYHISLDDYNKIIRRSKVDQWDVIVSMIGEYCGFCYIERNAIVEYAVKNVGIYKTLDEVKAKWLFYYLQSKTGRNVLEAQKTGTSQPYITLGSLRKLDIIAPKDPQISSAITEVLSSIDDKIDLLQRNSNTLESLGETFFKQMFIVEAQDSWEQTSFSTIANHVKVSINPAANPNQIYHHYSLPSYDHGKQPKHEFGSAILSNKYQVRSNQTLISKLNPGTSRVWYIHEAENISVCSTEFQVFEAKEDAFREYIYFFLKSSDVTDTLSSAASGTSGSHQRVSPDLITNLGLRRPDNLKVSAFSERTALLLAKINNNIKQIHQLESLRDTLLSKLMNGSVKLTEMAEA; translated from the coding sequence ATGAAAGAATTAAGTCAAACCTTTCTAAAATTGTGGAGGCCTCAAATGTCTGATTGGATTGAAACAGAATATGGATTAATTCCATTTGGTTGGGAGGTTTTAAAGGCTGACAAATATTGTCATAAAGTAACAGATGGGACGCACGATAGTCCTAAGCAAGTCGCCAATGGTTTGCCACTAATTACGTCTAAGCATATTAAAGGAAGGGAAATTGATATCGAAAACGCTTATCATATTAGTTTGGACGATTACAACAAAATCATCAGGCGAAGTAAGGTTGATCAGTGGGATGTCATTGTAAGCATGATAGGAGAATATTGCGGTTTTTGTTATATTGAAAGAAACGCGATTGTTGAATACGCTGTTAAAAATGTTGGGATTTACAAGACCCTCGATGAAGTTAAAGCCAAATGGCTGTTTTATTACCTTCAGTCTAAGACTGGTCGGAACGTATTAGAAGCACAGAAAACAGGCACAAGTCAGCCCTATATAACACTCGGATCATTGAGGAAGTTAGATATTATCGCACCTAAAGATCCACAGATAAGTTCTGCTATTACTGAGGTTCTCAGCAGTATAGATGATAAAATAGACTTGTTACAGCGCAACAGCAACACACTTGAGTCTTTAGGTGAAACCTTTTTCAAGCAGATGTTTATTGTAGAGGCGCAGGATAGTTGGGAGCAAACTTCCTTTTCAACAATTGCAAACCACGTAAAAGTAAGTATAAATCCAGCAGCCAATCCAAATCAAATCTATCATCATTATAGTTTGCCATCTTATGATCATGGTAAGCAACCTAAGCATGAATTTGGTTCTGCCATTCTTAGTAATAAATATCAGGTTCGATCTAATCAAACATTGATATCAAAATTAAATCCAGGAACCTCAAGGGTTTGGTATATACATGAAGCGGAAAACATCAGCGTTTGTTCAACGGAGTTTCAGGTTTTTGAAGCAAAAGAAGACGCGTTTCGTGAGTACATTTATTTCTTTCTTAAATCTTCGGATGTGACGGATACATTAAGCAGCGCTGCTTCAGGAACAAGCGGAAGTCATCAACGAGTTAGTCCTGATTTAATAACCAATTTAGGATTAAGACGACCTGACAACTTAAAAGTTTCGGCTTTTAGTGAAAGAACCGCCCTTTTGTTGGCGAAAATAAATAACAACATTAAACAAATACATCAATTAGAAAGTCTACGCGATACCCTTCTATCTAAATTAATGAACGGATCTGTTAAACTAACCGAAATGGCCGAAGCATGA